From the Thermococcus sp. 18S1 genome, one window contains:
- a CDS encoding serine/threonine-protein kinase: MWHWFDDDIAESLVKLFLVVVLISFIFGGGAGFIIFIVVVMWIGHLIKHLLKDASKSRKRYKYRYPRPGPPVPPVPPVPREDMKELLRKSLIVEVPPKLHVGEDVPVKVGFRNLLRGTINVEVDLGDLARYFDLSLTKVYFRNVRPGEYVSQTLRAVPRSPGKVSARITVRSGAVSSRVKVRTEVLERPREAGKPVPVPVGGSASTSPKSPLEELFARYRKVEPIGEGGFARVYRAEKHDGSVVALKVPLSLTEEGGKAFLREVRNWSLLSHPNIVELHDYNIFPVPYLEMEYCEKSLAKLRKPVNPEKAARIIFDVAEGLKYAHSKGVIHRDLKPSNILLKNGRAKVSDWGLSKLLKESRTTHTVSFTPLYAAPEQISSRFGGTDERTDVWQMGAVLYELLTGRPPFEGEDFVEVASKITFEEPVPPGQLNPEAKPLEPVVMKCLAKRKEERYQSVEELQRDIAEFLGMNYRENLSKSISINDLSRSAYYAGELFLLYLKLNDLVNALKYADDLAHYARGDVRKELLTLREQLRLRLENGLDVPEELVEKAEIIVHKIKLGFREV, encoded by the coding sequence ATGTGGCACTGGTTCGACGATGACATCGCGGAGAGCCTCGTGAAGCTCTTCCTCGTGGTCGTGCTCATCTCCTTCATCTTTGGAGGTGGGGCGGGATTCATAATATTCATAGTGGTCGTTATGTGGATAGGACACCTGATAAAACACCTGCTTAAGGACGCTTCAAAGTCAAGGAAGAGGTACAAATACCGCTACCCCAGGCCCGGCCCTCCTGTTCCCCCCGTTCCCCCGGTTCCGAGGGAGGACATGAAGGAGCTCCTACGGAAGTCGCTCATAGTTGAGGTTCCGCCGAAGCTCCACGTCGGGGAGGACGTTCCGGTCAAGGTGGGCTTCAGGAATCTTTTGAGGGGGACGATAAACGTTGAGGTTGACCTGGGGGACCTGGCGAGGTATTTTGATCTCAGCTTAACCAAGGTCTACTTCAGAAACGTGCGGCCGGGCGAATACGTTTCGCAGACGCTGAGGGCCGTTCCCAGAAGCCCCGGAAAGGTGAGCGCCAGGATAACCGTCCGCTCGGGTGCGGTGAGTTCCAGGGTGAAGGTCAGGACGGAGGTTCTTGAAAGGCCTAGGGAGGCGGGTAAGCCCGTTCCGGTTCCGGTTGGAGGTTCGGCTTCCACCTCGCCTAAGTCGCCCCTAGAGGAGCTGTTCGCAAGGTACAGGAAGGTTGAGCCCATCGGTGAGGGTGGCTTTGCGAGGGTCTACCGAGCGGAAAAGCACGATGGCAGCGTTGTTGCCCTAAAAGTCCCGCTCAGTCTGACCGAAGAGGGAGGCAAAGCGTTCCTCCGGGAAGTCAGGAACTGGTCGCTCCTCAGTCATCCCAACATAGTCGAGCTCCACGATTACAACATCTTTCCGGTTCCGTACCTTGAGATGGAGTACTGCGAAAAGAGCCTTGCAAAGCTCAGAAAGCCAGTGAATCCGGAAAAGGCCGCTAGGATAATCTTCGACGTTGCTGAGGGACTGAAGTACGCGCATTCCAAAGGCGTAATCCACCGCGACCTCAAGCCGAGCAACATCCTGCTCAAAAACGGAAGGGCCAAGGTTAGCGACTGGGGGTTAAGCAAGCTTCTCAAGGAGAGCAGGACGACCCATACGGTCAGCTTCACCCCACTCTACGCTGCCCCCGAACAGATAAGCTCCCGCTTTGGAGGAACCGATGAGCGGACAGATGTCTGGCAGATGGGAGCGGTTTTATACGAGCTCCTTACGGGTAGGCCTCCCTTCGAGGGGGAGGATTTCGTGGAGGTGGCCTCAAAGATAACCTTTGAGGAGCCGGTTCCGCCGGGCCAGCTCAACCCCGAAGCCAAACCCCTTGAGCCAGTCGTGATGAAGTGCCTCGCGAAGAGGAAGGAGGAGCGCTACCAGTCGGTGGAGGAGCTCCAGAGGGACATAGCCGAGTTCCTCGGAATGAACTACCGCGAGAACCTCAGCAAAAGTATTTCAATTAACGATCTGTCGAGGAGCGCCTACTACGCGGGCGAGCTCTTCCTCCTGTACCTGAAGCTCAACGACCTTGTCAACGCGCTCAAATACGCCGACGACCTGGCGCACTACGCTAGGGGAGACGTGAGGAAAGAGCTGTTAACCCTGAGGGAGCAGCTCAGGCTCCGTCTTGAGAACGGCCTCGACGTTCCCGAGGAGCTGGTCGAGAAGGCCGAGATAATCGTCCACAAGATAAAACTTGGATTTAGGGAGGTGTGA
- a CDS encoding PHB depolymerase family esterase, translating into MMGTKGRILALIVLAALLAGSFAYLQIWKTERMYPGDLRGEIVVGGLKRTYIVHFPRNFSEDEHLPLLIALHGGGGTGFDMERLTGGGLNTLADRERFVVVYPDGVERHWNDGRNLSRYRTQRENIDDVAFISAFIDLFVGKYGMNGSRVYVTGMSNGGLMTYRLACEIPERLAAVAVVGVSMSENLYGNCSSKVPVPILIILGTDDPLVPWNGGELHFGPVKLGRVVSIERTVEYWADRNGCTVRHGREYLPDADPEDGTRVWVERYSNCSDGAEVVLYGIEGGGHTWPDGYQYLPQSIIGKTSRDIDANEVIWKFLSSHSRGG; encoded by the coding sequence ATGATGGGAACGAAGGGAAGGATTCTCGCCCTCATAGTGCTGGCGGCTCTTCTTGCCGGCTCCTTTGCGTATCTGCAAATCTGGAAAACGGAGCGAATGTATCCCGGCGATCTCAGGGGAGAGATAGTCGTTGGCGGACTGAAGAGGACGTACATAGTTCATTTTCCCCGGAATTTTTCTGAGGATGAACACCTGCCCCTTCTGATAGCCCTCCACGGCGGCGGTGGGACGGGGTTTGACATGGAGCGCCTTACAGGGGGCGGCCTCAACACCTTGGCCGATAGGGAGCGCTTCGTCGTGGTCTATCCTGACGGTGTGGAGAGGCACTGGAATGACGGCCGGAACCTATCGCGCTACCGGACCCAAAGGGAGAACATAGACGACGTTGCGTTCATATCGGCGTTCATTGACCTGTTTGTGGGGAAATACGGCATGAACGGGAGCAGGGTTTACGTCACTGGAATGTCGAACGGCGGGCTGATGACCTACAGGCTGGCCTGCGAGATTCCCGAGAGGCTGGCGGCGGTGGCGGTCGTCGGCGTCTCCATGTCGGAGAACCTGTACGGCAACTGCTCCTCCAAGGTTCCCGTTCCCATCCTGATAATCCTCGGAACGGACGACCCGTTGGTTCCCTGGAACGGCGGCGAGCTTCACTTCGGGCCGGTTAAGCTTGGGCGGGTAGTTTCCATCGAGAGGACTGTTGAGTACTGGGCAGATAGGAACGGCTGCACCGTAAGGCACGGGAGGGAATACCTTCCGGACGCCGATCCTGAGGACGGAACGCGGGTCTGGGTTGAGAGGTACTCGAACTGCAGCGATGGGGCCGAGGTCGTTCTATACGGTATCGAAGGCGGCGGCCATACGTGGCCGGACGGCTATCAGTACCTCCCCCAGAGCATTATTGGAAAGACGAGCAGGGACATAGACGCCAACGAGGTCATCTGGAAGTTCCTCAGTTCCCATTCGAGGGGCGGTTGA
- a CDS encoding helix-turn-helix transcriptional regulator yields MTEVCKVYEEHLDKILEAQAKLPEEEGILEAADFFDALGNPTRLKILLALMEAGELCTCDLSAITKLSVSAISHQLRILKDRKIVAYRKDGKNVFYRLDDEHIREILRTALEHLSEVK; encoded by the coding sequence ATGACGGAAGTGTGTAAGGTGTACGAGGAACACCTGGATAAAATCCTGGAGGCCCAGGCAAAGCTGCCCGAGGAGGAGGGCATACTCGAAGCGGCGGATTTCTTCGACGCCCTTGGAAATCCCACCCGGCTTAAAATCCTGCTCGCGCTAATGGAAGCCGGAGAGCTCTGCACCTGCGACCTCTCGGCGATAACCAAGCTCTCCGTCTCGGCAATCTCCCACCAGCTCAGGATTCTCAAGGACAGGAAGATAGTCGCCTACCGCAAGGATGGTAAGAACGTCTTCTACCGCCTCGACGACGAGCACATCAGGGAAATCCTGAGGACCGCGCTTGAGCACCTTTCGGAGGTGAAATAA
- a CDS encoding heavy metal translocating P-type ATPase codes for MVLDMKEKEDHDEMESAPEMKDMEHGEHAEHEEHEHGHEGHEHETGAHEGHEHEGHEGGSHAKHHEMMMEDYKKRFIVSLILTIPILILSPLIQNFFGFELTFPGDHYVLFGLSAVVYFYGGWPFLKGMRDELKKKLPGMMTLIALAITVAFFYSVAVTFGLPGKTFYWELATLIDIMLIGHYIEMRSVLGASRALEELIKLMPTEAHLVTPEGIKDVPVSELKKGDVVLVKPGEKIPSDGVIVEGETSVNEAMLTGESKPVYKRPGDTVIGGSINLEGALKVRIEKTGKDTYLMQVVELVRQAQETRSRTQDLANRAAFYLTLIAITAGTITLGTWLYLGKPFVFALERMVTVMVITCPHALGLAVPLVVSVSTSISAKKGILIRNREAFERAKDVQVVVFDKTGTLTEGKFEVTDVIALDELGEEEILKYAAALESHSSHPIAQGIVEKAKELGLEPYEVSESKVLPGKGVQGVINGKEVLVVSPGFLKENGLWKEDERVNKVLEQGKTVVFLVIDGKLVGALALADKIRPESREAVEKLHEMGIKAYMLTGDNAKVAKWVAEELGLDGFFAEVLPHQKSEKVKELQENYVVAMVGDGINDAPALIQADVGIAIGAGTDVAIESADIILVKNDPRDVITGIHLAKATYRKMVQNLAWATGYNTFAIPLAAGVLYGYGILLSPALGALLMSMSTVIVAINARFLKV; via the coding sequence ATGGTGTTGGATATGAAAGAAAAGGAAGATCACGATGAGATGGAAAGCGCCCCCGAAATGAAGGATATGGAGCATGGGGAACACGCGGAACATGAAGAGCACGAACACGGACATGAAGGCCACGAACATGAAACGGGGGCCCATGAGGGTCACGAACATGAGGGACACGAAGGGGGTTCCCACGCAAAGCACCACGAGATGATGATGGAGGACTACAAGAAGAGATTCATCGTTTCCCTGATACTGACGATTCCAATCCTGATTCTGTCCCCTCTGATACAGAACTTCTTCGGGTTTGAGCTGACTTTTCCCGGTGATCACTACGTTCTCTTCGGGCTTTCCGCGGTGGTGTACTTCTACGGTGGCTGGCCCTTCCTGAAGGGTATGAGGGACGAGCTGAAGAAAAAGCTGCCGGGAATGATGACACTGATAGCGCTGGCAATAACGGTTGCCTTCTTCTACAGCGTTGCGGTGACCTTTGGCCTGCCAGGTAAGACCTTCTACTGGGAGCTGGCGACGCTTATCGATATCATGCTCATAGGTCACTACATCGAGATGCGCTCCGTCCTCGGTGCTTCGAGGGCACTCGAGGAGCTCATAAAGCTCATGCCCACAGAGGCCCACCTCGTAACGCCCGAAGGAATAAAGGACGTCCCGGTCAGCGAGCTGAAGAAGGGCGACGTGGTTCTTGTCAAACCGGGCGAGAAGATACCCTCCGACGGGGTCATAGTCGAGGGTGAAACTAGTGTAAACGAGGCCATGCTGACGGGTGAGTCAAAGCCCGTCTACAAGAGGCCCGGGGATACCGTTATCGGCGGCTCCATAAACCTTGAGGGCGCGCTAAAGGTCAGGATAGAGAAGACAGGAAAGGACACCTACCTGATGCAGGTCGTCGAACTCGTCAGACAGGCGCAGGAGACCCGCTCAAGGACGCAGGACTTAGCTAACAGGGCTGCCTTCTACCTCACGCTCATAGCCATAACCGCCGGAACGATAACCCTGGGGACGTGGCTCTACCTCGGCAAGCCCTTCGTCTTCGCCCTGGAGAGAATGGTGACCGTCATGGTCATCACGTGCCCCCACGCCCTGGGATTGGCAGTTCCGCTGGTCGTTTCGGTCTCAACCTCGATCTCGGCCAAGAAAGGAATCCTCATCAGAAACAGGGAGGCATTTGAAAGAGCGAAAGACGTTCAGGTGGTCGTCTTCGATAAGACCGGAACGCTGACCGAAGGCAAGTTCGAAGTGACCGACGTAATAGCGCTGGACGAGCTCGGCGAGGAGGAGATCCTGAAGTACGCTGCCGCCCTCGAGTCCCACTCAAGCCACCCGATAGCCCAGGGAATAGTCGAGAAGGCCAAAGAGCTCGGCCTTGAGCCCTACGAGGTCAGTGAGTCGAAGGTTCTTCCGGGCAAGGGTGTCCAGGGAGTCATCAACGGTAAAGAAGTCCTCGTTGTGAGCCCCGGCTTCCTGAAGGAAAACGGCCTGTGGAAGGAGGACGAGCGCGTCAATAAGGTCCTGGAGCAGGGCAAGACCGTTGTATTTTTGGTCATCGATGGAAAGCTCGTTGGTGCCCTGGCGCTGGCGGATAAGATAAGGCCCGAATCGAGGGAGGCCGTTGAAAAGCTCCATGAGATGGGCATAAAGGCCTACATGCTCACCGGCGACAACGCCAAGGTTGCAAAGTGGGTGGCTGAGGAGCTCGGCCTCGACGGCTTCTTCGCCGAGGTTCTGCCGCACCAGAAGTCGGAGAAGGTCAAGGAGCTCCAGGAGAACTATGTCGTGGCAATGGTCGGCGACGGCATAAACGACGCCCCGGCTTTGATTCAGGCCGATGTGGGAATAGCCATTGGAGCAGGAACGGACGTGGCGATAGAGAGTGCCGACATAATCCTCGTCAAGAACGACCCGAGGGACGTCATAACGGGGATACACCTGGCCAAGGCAACCTACAGGAAGATGGTGCAGAATCTCGCCTGGGCGACCGGATACAACACCTTCGCCATCCCCCTAGCGGCTGGTGTGCTGTACGGCTATGGAATCCTGCTGAGTCCAGCTCTCGGTGCCCTGCTGATGAGCATGAGCACGGTGATAGTGGCCATAAACGCGAGGTTCCTGAAGGTTTGA
- a CDS encoding N-acetyltransferase → MAHIALKAGGGEETEAEHFARLMEISAPEYFPALLGERFKELFRRLFLEKANLFSHEHVVFAIYEGQIAGMLLGYDWRAKKREEKRTGWLMMKSLGFDFLRKLPGFISSTSGSGRLEKGDYYVSNVAVYPEFRGRKIGKALMLEAERLAMESGAERIALDVEVDNERAIAIYKKLGYSVEREHSIELEGRAYRFYRMVKNLKVEKENKCGLTSGFSSR, encoded by the coding sequence ATGGCCCATATAGCCCTTAAAGCCGGTGGCGGGGAGGAAACCGAGGCCGAGCACTTCGCGAGGCTCATGGAGATTTCCGCTCCGGAGTACTTCCCGGCCCTGCTCGGGGAGAGGTTTAAGGAACTTTTTAGAAGACTCTTTCTCGAAAAAGCCAACCTCTTCAGCCACGAGCACGTCGTCTTTGCGATCTATGAAGGGCAGATAGCCGGAATGCTCCTAGGCTATGACTGGAGGGCCAAGAAGAGGGAGGAGAAAAGAACGGGCTGGCTGATGATGAAAAGCCTTGGCTTTGACTTCCTAAGGAAGCTTCCTGGGTTCATAAGCTCCACCTCCGGCTCCGGGAGACTGGAAAAGGGAGACTACTACGTCAGCAACGTCGCCGTTTACCCGGAATTCCGCGGGAGAAAGATAGGAAAGGCCCTCATGCTCGAAGCGGAGAGGCTCGCCATGGAGAGCGGGGCAGAGAGAATAGCCCTCGACGTCGAGGTGGATAACGAGAGGGCGATAGCAATATACAAAAAGCTCGGCTACTCCGTTGAGAGGGAGCATTCCATAGAGCTTGAAGGAAGGGCTTACAGGTTTTACAGGATGGTGAAGAACCTGAAAGTGGAAAAAGAAAATAAATGCGGCCTCACCTCAGGATTCTCATCGCGTTGA
- a CDS encoding DUF302 domain-containing protein translates to MGKMKGNMKGMKGKGKMKGGCKGHSKGMGKGHHGMHGMEEMEGQKEYSYLREVERGFDETVAKVKEELKREGFGVLSEVRVDTLFREKLGLEMEPYVILGACNPKFSSQLIGIDINSGTFLPCNIVVYVKDGKTHVGLLLPTRAMSITGNDELLKVASEVEEILKGVVDRV, encoded by the coding sequence ATGGGAAAGATGAAGGGGAACATGAAGGGAATGAAAGGTAAAGGAAAAATGAAGGGCGGATGCAAGGGTCACAGCAAGGGAATGGGCAAAGGCCACCACGGCATGCACGGGATGGAGGAAATGGAAGGGCAGAAGGAGTACTCCTACCTCCGTGAGGTCGAGAGGGGCTTTGACGAGACGGTGGCCAAGGTCAAGGAGGAGCTGAAGAGGGAGGGCTTTGGGGTCCTCAGCGAGGTCAGGGTTGACACGCTCTTCAGGGAAAAGCTCGGTCTTGAGATGGAGCCGTACGTGATACTGGGCGCCTGCAACCCGAAGTTCTCAAGCCAGCTCATAGGCATCGACATCAACAGCGGTACCTTCCTGCCCTGCAATATCGTGGTGTACGTGAAGGACGGAAAGACCCACGTGGGGCTTCTGCTCCCGACTCGGGCCATGAGCATAACCGGGAACGACGAGCTGTTGAAGGTCGCCTCAGAGGTCGAGGAGATACTGAAGGGCGTCGTTGACAGGGTCTGA
- a CDS encoding YHS domain-containing protein codes for MPIDPVCGMEVSEDTGLKVEYGGKVYYFCSPGCKAEFEANPEKYAGMEDMKGHHHSHGGHGHHRGHRRGGCHH; via the coding sequence ATGCCGATTGACCCGGTCTGCGGAATGGAGGTAAGTGAGGACACCGGACTCAAGGTCGAGTACGGCGGAAAGGTCTACTACTTCTGCTCCCCGGGATGCAAGGCGGAGTTCGAGGCAAACCCCGAAAAATACGCCGGAATGGAGGACATGAAAGGCCATCACCACTCCCACGGAGGTCACGGCCACCACAGGGGGCACCGCAGGGGCGGCTGTCATCACTGA
- a CDS encoding SLC13 family permease gives MGRSSFRITALQRRLGDTASERLKSFARREWFLTALIVLYLVLLINDRSLLVRTPSLIDWESLALITSLVLVSKGLELSGAFTRLSLGLIGLSGGSERRLMLLLIPTIAVSSSVIMNDTAMLVFIPLVVITSRLAGINTARAVTLSAIAANIGSSITPIGNPQNIIIWNAYGMSFVEFTGAMLPFVLLWLVILLLFTAIRRGGKPSIEKLPPIVIRKRLLLASFSLLVADILLAETGNSLWTLPLTLAVLLVFGREALLGFDWALILTFALIFADFGEVARLISGYEVPSEGLAVFLASAGLSQLISNVPATVVFLGSKPEWLPLALGVNLGGTGIITGSLANLIALRISGIGIKDFHRFSIPYFLVALVISILVLLL, from the coding sequence ATGGGAAGGAGCTCGTTCCGGATTACGGCCTTACAGAGGAGGTTAGGAGACACGGCATCTGAGAGGCTGAAAAGCTTTGCAAGGCGTGAATGGTTCCTTACGGCTCTAATAGTCCTTTACTTAGTCCTGCTTATCAACGACCGCTCTCTACTCGTTAGAACCCCCTCTCTTATCGACTGGGAAAGCTTGGCGTTGATAACATCTCTCGTACTGGTCTCAAAGGGTCTTGAGCTGTCCGGAGCCTTCACCCGGCTCTCGCTGGGGCTCATAGGCCTGTCCGGAGGCTCTGAGAGAAGGTTAATGCTCCTCCTTATCCCCACCATAGCCGTCTCCTCGTCGGTGATAATGAACGACACGGCGATGCTCGTCTTCATTCCACTGGTGGTCATCACCTCCCGGCTCGCCGGCATAAACACCGCCCGTGCAGTTACGCTTTCGGCCATAGCGGCAAACATCGGCTCTTCTATAACCCCGATCGGCAACCCCCAGAACATCATAATCTGGAATGCGTACGGTATGTCCTTCGTGGAGTTTACGGGGGCAATGCTCCCCTTCGTCCTCCTCTGGCTCGTTATCCTCCTGCTCTTCACGGCCATCAGGCGCGGAGGGAAGCCATCCATTGAAAAGCTGCCGCCCATTGTGATCAGGAAGAGACTGCTCCTCGCCTCATTCTCACTGCTGGTGGCTGACATCCTCTTGGCGGAAACCGGGAATTCGCTCTGGACTCTTCCCCTGACGCTGGCCGTTCTGCTCGTCTTTGGAAGGGAGGCCTTGCTCGGATTTGACTGGGCGCTGATTCTGACCTTCGCCCTCATTTTCGCCGACTTTGGGGAGGTCGCACGTTTGATCTCTGGATACGAAGTTCCCTCGGAGGGACTGGCGGTGTTTCTCGCCTCGGCCGGCTTGAGCCAGCTCATCAGCAACGTTCCTGCGACTGTGGTTTTCCTCGGCTCAAAACCGGAGTGGCTCCCCCTTGCACTCGGTGTGAACCTCGGGGGCACCGGGATAATAACCGGTTCCCTCGCGAACCTCATAGCCCTCCGCATCTCCGGAATTGGTATAAAGGACTTCCATAGATTTTCCATTCCTTACTTTCTGGTGGCCTTGGTGATTTCGATTCTGGTACTCCTGCTCTGA
- a CDS encoding SHOCT domain-containing protein — translation MMFESLGGEFLTHVGEGEWGWHDMMGFGWFGWFGGLFMLLFWVLIIVGIVWFIKWLVEQSSGGSPGTSKRRALEILDEKYARGEIDDEEYEKRRRTLLGE, via the coding sequence ATGATGTTTGAAAGTTTAGGAGGAGAATTCCTGACCCACGTTGGAGAAGGAGAATGGGGGTGGCACGACATGATGGGATTCGGCTGGTTTGGCTGGTTCGGGGGGCTGTTCATGCTCCTGTTCTGGGTGCTGATAATAGTCGGAATAGTCTGGTTCATTAAATGGCTGGTTGAGCAGAGCTCAGGGGGAAGTCCCGGCACTTCGAAGAGGCGTGCCCTTGAGATACTCGATGAGAAGTATGCACGGGGCGAAATAGACGACGAAGAGTATGAGAAGAGAAGGAGAACCCTGCTTGGGGAATGA
- a CDS encoding TRASH domain-containing protein, whose protein sequence is MRLDELDLKLIYLLMDNSRLSISELAERLGVSRPTVKSRLEKLEKDGVILGYTIKLNPDLLRAHNVVALIVKTDEPEKMKEFNEIIEINRFTSKKYLIKIAIENMEELRKVIEGAGFEVIEIMPILESIERASPPKVRVPFKCDYCGKEIVGEPIVYKYHNRVYFLCCPTCLREFKKTRENIEKFKLKEEPKGEKGS, encoded by the coding sequence ATGAGGCTTGATGAACTGGATTTGAAGCTTATATATCTACTTATGGACAACTCCAGGCTGAGCATCTCTGAGCTTGCGGAAAGACTAGGGGTCAGCAGGCCGACCGTTAAGTCCCGCCTCGAAAAGCTAGAAAAGGATGGAGTCATCCTTGGATACACCATAAAGCTCAACCCCGACCTCCTGAGGGCTCACAACGTGGTAGCCCTCATAGTGAAGACAGACGAACCCGAGAAAATGAAGGAGTTCAATGAAATCATCGAGATAAACAGATTCACGAGTAAGAAATACCTCATAAAAATCGCCATTGAGAACATGGAGGAACTGAGGAAGGTCATAGAAGGGGCCGGTTTTGAGGTCATTGAGATAATGCCCATTCTCGAGAGCATAGAGCGTGCCAGCCCCCCAAAGGTCAGGGTTCCCTTCAAGTGCGACTACTGCGGAAAAGAGATAGTAGGAGAACCGATCGTTTACAAGTACCACAACAGGGTTTACTTCCTCTGTTGTCCGACGTGCTTGAGGGAGTTCAAAAAGACGCGGGAAAATATCGAGAAGTTCAAGCTAAAAGAGGAACCAAAAGGGGAAAAAGGAAGCTGA
- a CDS encoding heavy metal translocating P-type ATPase, with product MAKKLKLEGLDCASCAYEIEEALKKEGFEFALVNFATKEAVIEGDVEKAKEIIKRVEPDVEVIDEDGHGHDHGHGHSHEHGEGDYWKTVYFIGLSLVLFTVGIVMRYYYGIDDAFVFGIFLASYLISGWRVLRSAAVNSLHGNVFDENFLIAIATIGAFLIREYPEGVAVMLFYVVGEFFQDLAVDRSRRSIKALLALKAEYANLLRGGEVVQVKPEELKVGDVIIIKPGERVPVDGVVIEGTSTVDTSALTGESVPRTVKEGEEILSGMVNLSGLLKVKVTKELSESTISRILELVENASARKAKTEKFITRFAHYYTPAVVGVAALIATVPPLITGDPFTPWIYRALVILVISCPCALVLSIPLGYFGGIGRSAKEGILVKGSNYLDALKDASIVAFDKTGTLTKGVFKVTRVETRNGFSEEEIIRFAALAEAHSNHPIAKAIRDAYGKEINEAEIREHEEIAGHGVRARIDGVEVMVGNDRLLHRFNVEHDTCRVKGTVAHVVINGKYAGYIIISDEIKDDAPLAVKELKRLGVKKVVMVTGDNREVAAEIAKQIGLDGFYAELLPEDKVRVIEELEAEKGDGKVVFVGDGINDAPVLARADVGVAMGALGSDAAIETADVVIMDDKPSKLPRGIRIARKTQRIVWQNIIFALGVKFAFISLGILGEATMWEAVFADVGVALIAVFNAMRILR from the coding sequence ATGGCGAAAAAGCTCAAGCTCGAAGGACTCGACTGCGCGAGCTGTGCGTATGAGATAGAGGAAGCCCTCAAGAAGGAGGGCTTTGAGTTCGCGCTGGTAAACTTCGCCACCAAGGAGGCGGTTATAGAGGGTGACGTTGAGAAGGCCAAGGAGATAATCAAGAGGGTCGAGCCGGACGTTGAGGTTATCGACGAAGATGGACATGGGCACGACCACGGGCACGGACACAGCCACGAACACGGCGAAGGGGACTACTGGAAGACAGTCTACTTCATCGGCCTATCGCTGGTTCTCTTCACTGTGGGCATTGTGATGCGCTACTACTACGGCATAGACGACGCCTTTGTTTTCGGCATCTTCCTGGCCAGCTACCTCATATCCGGCTGGAGGGTGCTTAGAAGCGCGGCGGTCAATTCGCTTCACGGCAACGTCTTCGACGAGAACTTCCTGATAGCAATCGCCACAATAGGTGCGTTCCTCATCAGGGAGTATCCCGAGGGAGTGGCGGTGATGCTCTTCTACGTCGTGGGAGAGTTTTTCCAGGACCTGGCCGTTGACAGGTCAAGGCGCTCAATAAAGGCCCTTCTGGCCCTTAAGGCGGAGTACGCGAACCTGCTCCGGGGCGGAGAGGTAGTCCAGGTGAAGCCCGAGGAGCTGAAGGTTGGGGACGTTATAATCATCAAGCCCGGCGAGAGGGTCCCGGTTGATGGGGTGGTAATCGAAGGAACCTCAACCGTTGATACCTCGGCCCTAACGGGTGAGAGCGTTCCCAGGACGGTGAAGGAAGGGGAAGAGATTCTTTCCGGCATGGTCAACCTCTCCGGCCTTCTAAAGGTGAAGGTCACCAAGGAGCTGAGCGAGTCCACCATCTCCCGCATCCTTGAGCTCGTCGAGAACGCCAGCGCGAGGAAGGCCAAGACCGAGAAGTTCATAACGCGCTTCGCCCACTACTACACCCCGGCGGTTGTCGGCGTAGCGGCGCTCATAGCCACAGTCCCGCCGCTTATCACTGGAGACCCCTTTACCCCCTGGATATACAGGGCGCTGGTGATACTCGTTATCTCGTGCCCGTGTGCGCTCGTCCTCTCAATCCCGCTCGGCTACTTCGGCGGCATTGGCCGGTCCGCCAAGGAGGGAATACTCGTCAAGGGCTCCAACTACCTCGACGCCCTTAAAGATGCCAGCATAGTGGCCTTTGACAAGACCGGCACGCTCACCAAGGGCGTATTCAAGGTTACCCGGGTGGAAACCCGGAACGGCTTCAGCGAGGAAGAGATCATCAGGTTCGCGGCCCTGGCCGAGGCCCACTCGAACCACCCGATAGCGAAGGCCATAAGGGACGCCTACGGAAAGGAAATCAACGAGGCGGAGATTAGGGAGCATGAGGAGATAGCCGGCCACGGCGTCAGGGCGAGGATCGATGGCGTCGAGGTCATGGTCGGAAACGACAGACTGCTCCACAGGTTCAACGTCGAGCACGACACGTGCAGGGTCAAAGGGACGGTTGCCCACGTGGTCATCAACGGAAAGTACGCGGGCTACATAATAATCTCCGATGAGATAAAGGACGATGCCCCGCTCGCTGTGAAGGAGCTGAAGCGCCTCGGGGTCAAAAAGGTCGTGATGGTTACCGGCGACAACAGGGAAGTTGCTGCGGAGATAGCGAAGCAGATAGGTCTCGACGGATTCTACGCGGAACTCTTGCCGGAGGACAAGGTGAGGGTCATAGAGGAGCTTGAGGCCGAGAAAGGCGATGGAAAGGTCGTCTTCGTGGGCGACGGCATAAACGATGCTCCAGTGCTGGCGAGGGCCGATGTGGGAGTTGCCATGGGGGCCCTCGGAAGCGACGCAGCGATAGAGACCGCCGATGTGGTCATAATGGACGATAAGCCGTCCAAGCTGCCGAGGGGCATCAGGATAGCCAGGAAGACCCAGAGGATAGTGTGGCAGAACATAATCTTCGCCCTGGGTGTCAAGTTCGCCTTCATAAGCCTCGGAATCCTCGGGGAGGCGACCATGTGGGAGGCGGTCTTTGCAGACGTTGGCGTTGCCCTGATAGCGGTCTTCAACGCGATGAGAATCCTGAGGTGA